One Alphaproteobacteria bacterium DNA window includes the following coding sequences:
- a CDS encoding NAD(P)-dependent alcohol dehydrogenase: protein MIKAYVAKNAGEKFEEFTYKPEQLGDKDVEINIESCGICHSDLSMWKNHWGITTYPFVGGHEISGVISQIGAKVTKFKIGDKVGLGWHKAYCNQCNLCLSGDHNLCKDQVGTIIDNYGGFAEKICAEETSVIKLPDNMDIKTAGPLLCGGITVFNPLIQFNIKPTNHIAVIGIGGLGHLALQFAKAWGCEVTAFTSEEKFNEAKEMGAHNVINSRDENEFSKYTGKFDLIISTVNVALNWELIISTLSAKGRLHFVGVVPEPIKIQAFPLIAGQISLSGSPVGAPATLNLMMEFAARHQIIPIIEKFKFSEINEAFAHLESGKARYRIVLSK from the coding sequence ATGATAAAAGCATATGTAGCAAAAAATGCTGGCGAAAAATTTGAAGAATTTACCTATAAACCAGAGCAGTTAGGTGATAAGGATGTTGAAATCAATATAGAAAGCTGTGGCATATGTCATAGTGATTTATCTATGTGGAAAAATCATTGGGGTATAACTACTTATCCTTTTGTGGGTGGTCATGAAATTTCTGGCGTAATCAGCCAAATTGGCGCTAAAGTCACCAAATTTAAAATTGGTGATAAAGTTGGTCTTGGTTGGCATAAAGCATATTGTAACCAATGTAATTTATGTCTTTCTGGAGATCATAATTTATGTAAAGATCAAGTTGGCACCATTATAGATAATTATGGTGGCTTTGCTGAAAAAATTTGTGCAGAAGAAACAAGTGTTATTAAATTACCTGATAATATGGATATAAAAACTGCAGGGCCTTTATTATGTGGTGGCATTACAGTTTTTAATCCACTTATTCAATTTAATATAAAACCTACAAACCACATTGCTGTCATTGGTATAGGTGGACTTGGTCATTTAGCTTTACAATTTGCTAAAGCTTGGGGCTGTGAGGTTACAGCATTTACGAGCGAGGAAAAATTCAATGAAGCAAAAGAAATGGGCGCACATAATGTAATAAACTCTCGTGATGAAAATGAATTTTCTAAATATACTGGTAAATTTGATTTAATAATTTCTACGGTAAATGTAGCTTTAAATTGGGAATTAATTATCTCTACTTTATCCGCCAAAGGAAGGTTACATTTTGTTGGTGTAGTACCAGAACCAATAAAAATTCAAGCCTTTCCATTAATTGCAGGGCAAATTAGTTTATCTGGCTCACCAGTTGGTGCTCCTGCAACTTTAAATCTAATGATGGAATTTGCGGCAAGACACCAAATAATACCAATAATAGAGAAATTCAAATTCTCTGAAATTAACGAAGCTTTTGCTCATCTTGAAAGCGGTAAAGCTAGATATCGAATAGTTTTAAGCAAATAA
- a CDS encoding NAD-dependent epimerase/dehydratase family protein — protein MEKKLSTNKQNNILLLGFGYVAQYFSNFTDLENSNLCASINKTLSTHIPISKNISKISYTEITQATLDQYDVFIISIPPIYALKTDVIIQDFYSYLNNRTTKYKLIYLSATSVYGDHDNQLVNENSTLKSNSVNGLARIECEKKYLALQSNNFANIIILRLAAIYGPKRNNILAIKNQRILSNQNSNRIISRTHVIDIAHILNLCVKSANIKNQIFNICDNLSCSTKEVNDFICGELLKINLLPLSDKENSNKLFSYHMERKIVSNNKLKEQLNYKFIYPNYKLGITEIFHNLTKELSE, from the coding sequence ATGGAAAAAAAATTAAGTACAAATAAGCAAAATAATATTTTATTGTTAGGTTTTGGCTATGTTGCACAATATTTTTCCAATTTTACTGATTTGGAAAACTCTAATTTATGCGCATCCATAAATAAAACTCTAAGCACACATATTCCTATATCAAAAAATATAAGTAAAATCAGTTATACAGAAATTACTCAAGCAACATTAGATCAATATGATGTATTTATTATTTCAATCCCCCCAATTTATGCATTAAAAACTGATGTTATTATCCAAGATTTTTATTCATATCTAAATAACAGAACAACCAAATATAAATTAATTTATTTATCAGCAACCTCAGTTTATGGAGATCATGATAATCAGCTTGTTAATGAAAACTCAACCTTAAAAAGTAATTCTGTAAATGGCTTGGCCAGAATAGAATGTGAAAAAAAATATTTAGCATTACAAAGCAATAATTTTGCAAATATTATTATTTTAAGATTAGCAGCAATTTATGGGCCAAAAAGGAACAACATCTTAGCTATAAAAAACCAAAGAATTTTGTCCAATCAAAACTCAAACAGAATTATTTCAAGAACGCATGTGATAGATATCGCACATATATTAAATTTATGTGTAAAATCTGCTAATATCAAAAATCAAATATTTAATATATGTGATAATTTATCTTGTTCAACCAAAGAAGTTAATGATTTTATTTGTGGTGAATTATTAAAAATTAACTTATTACCGCTATCAGATAAAGAAAATAGTAACAAATTATTTTCTTATCATATGGAGCGAAAAATTGTTAGTAATAATAAGTTAAAAGAGCAATTAAATTATAAATTTATCTACCCTAACTATAAACTAGGCATAACAGAAATTTTTCATAATTTAACCAAAGAATTATCAGAATAA
- a CDS encoding ferrochelatase, whose translation MAKNYLPEQHPEIIFKTGVLILNLGTPEGYDYFSVRKYLKEFLSDQRVIEVNPLLWKVILHSFILPFRPFATGKKYKEIWFNQENASPLKYYTKSQAEKLQIKLNKKHPELVVDYAMRYGKPSIESKIKELQEKGCKKIIFIPLYPQYCAATTATICDEIYRVISKIRWQPKIKIADHYPDNKVYLTALATSIKTHLKEIDFKPDAILSSYHGIPKIYFEKGDPYPCYCRKTHRLLNDELKKQKIKLENHLSFQSRFGPKEWIKPYTEDVLKELIAKGVKNLIVITPGFAADCIETLEEVDMEYRELFLSLGGEKFSHIPCLNDSDDSIKLIENLVEENLI comes from the coding sequence ATGGCAAAAAATTATCTACCTGAGCAACATCCAGAAATTATTTTTAAAACAGGGGTTTTAATTTTAAATTTAGGTACACCTGAGGGTTATGATTATTTTTCGGTGAGAAAATATTTAAAAGAATTTCTCTCGGATCAAAGGGTTATAGAGGTAAATCCTCTATTGTGGAAAGTTATATTACATAGTTTTATTTTACCTTTTAGACCATTTGCTACTGGTAAAAAATATAAAGAAATATGGTTTAACCAAGAAAATGCTTCACCATTAAAATATTACACTAAAAGTCAGGCTGAAAAACTACAAATTAAGCTAAATAAAAAGCATCCTGAGCTTGTGGTTGATTATGCGATGCGTTATGGTAAGCCTTCTATAGAAAGTAAAATAAAAGAGCTACAAGAAAAAGGCTGTAAAAAAATTATTTTTATACCTTTATATCCTCAATATTGTGCTGCTACTACAGCTACAATTTGTGATGAAATATATCGGGTAATAAGTAAGATAAGATGGCAACCAAAAATAAAAATAGCTGATCATTATCCAGATAATAAAGTTTATTTAACAGCTCTTGCTACTTCTATAAAAACTCATTTGAAAGAAATAGATTTTAAACCAGATGCGATATTATCTTCATATCACGGCATTCCTAAAATATATTTTGAAAAAGGTGATCCTTATCCATGTTATTGTAGAAAAACGCATAGATTATTAAATGATGAGCTAAAAAAGCAGAAAATTAAACTTGAAAATCATTTAAGTTTTCAATCACGCTTTGGCCCAAAAGAGTGGATTAAGCCTTATACAGAGGATGTGTTAAAAGAATTAATTGCTAAGGGAGTAAAAAATTTAATTGTAATTACACCTGGTTTTGCAGCTGATTGTATTGAAACTTTAGAAGAAGTTGATATGGAATATAGAGAATTATTTTTAAGTTTAGGAGGGGAGAAATTTTCACATATACCTTGTTTAAATGATAGTGATGATTCAATAAAATTAATTGAAAATCTAGTCGAAGAAAACCTAATATAA